CTTGAGCCATTGTCTCCATGTCCTTTTTGTGATGATCATTAAAATAGTAACGAGGATTAGTAAACTTCATCCCCATATCTAATGAATATACTAAATTACCTTCATCATCTTTTTTAGGTGTTATTTTACCACCGCCTAGGCGTTGAATAAACGTCAACTGGTCCAGGTTAACGCAGCTTATATCTGCTCTATCTTCCGAGATATGTACTGAAACATTTGTTGCCCCAGACCGATTCTTCTCAGCAAGTTGTTCAATCATTGCTTGCATTTTAGGATCATTCTTACTTAAATCAGCCATAAATAAGAATGCTTTTAATTGTTGTTCCGCAGCCTTATGCAATTCAACTTTGGCATTATCAACTTCTTTATTAAAATCATCTAATTGCTTGGTATGAGCATTTTCTAAGTCTTTACGCATGCTTTCTTTAACTGCGGCTAGAGCCTCGGTATTTTCTGCTTCATCCTCAGGAAGATCGAGTGCTGCTGTAAGATTAGCCTGGAACGTTTCATCTTCAAAGAGTGCTTCGAGCTGATTAATTTCATCTTTTTGTCGGTCTTCAAGGGTAGTACGCGTGTTATTAGTTATTTCTTCTAATAGCCCATTCAGTTCTTGGACATGAAATTTTTTATCGCCAGCTAATAATTTCTGGAATGCTCCCATCGACTCCTTGTATTCTTTCTGAGCACCTTGTTCAAGGGCCTTGCCGTCTAAAATTTGATTGATCTCATTTTTTACCGCTTTAATCGCATCTTTTTTATCTGGGTCGGTGTCACTTAATTTTTCATGAATTAGGGCACCATCCGGAGTTTTTGCCTCTTTTAGACTTAGGACATCATTAACTCGGTTAGCAACAAATTTGTCAACAGCATCGGTAGCCAGTTTCGCATTTGTTCCGAGACCAATACTGGGTAAATAGCCAAGGTATTCATCGGAAATTTGCTGTAGCGACTGAGGGCTAAATCGTGGATAACCGACTCGATCACCAATAATTTTATTTAATAAACTTCGCTCTTCAGGTTTTACAGGGTTTTGATCTGGGCCACCAATCAAAGGGGATGATGGAGTTAGCTTATCCCGTAGGGCATTTGCAACACGATTGAGAAAACCAGCCATAATCTAATACCTCTATACTTGATATTAAACTAAGTATAACACTTTTTTTATTAAGGTAGGATTAAGATAGTTTAGAAATTAAAATGTTAGATGCAGTTGTTATATAGAAGCTTATGGATGCTCGCAACTACCTAGGTAAAACTACGAATTACCGCGGCAAGCCACGGTAATTCAGTCTTCCAGGCAATCAAGCCAGGTTAATGATTTACCACGCAGGGATGGCAGCATCACCAAATAGAGTTTTTGCTTTTTCTTTTACTTCATCAGAGTTTAAAGCTTTCACAAATAATTCCAGCTGTGCTTTTTTGGGGCTATCGCTGCGAATTACAATGATGTTGGCATAAGGTGAATCTTTATCTTCACTAAAGAGCGCATCATGGGATGGTGTTAAGCCTGCAGGTAGTGCAAAGGTAGTGTTGATAATTGCAGCATCTACATCAGGGAGTACTCTTGGTAATTGTGCCGCATCCATTTCTTTAAATTGAAAGTTATGAGGATTCGTAGCGATGTCTTTTAATCCACTGCTTTCATTATTTTTTAAAGTAATTAAATGGGCTTTCTCTAATAATTGTAATGCACGTAGCTCATTGCTTGGATCATTAGGTACTGCAATCACTGCTTTTTCAGGCAAGTCATTTAGGCTTTTGAACTTTTTAGAATAAATTCCTACGGGATAAACGAAGGTGCGGCCAATTGCTTCTAAATTATAATGGTGCGCCTTAACCGCAGCTTGAAGATAGGGGAGGTGCTGGTAAACATTAACATCAAGACTACCATCTTGTAATGCTTCGTTAGGTAAGTTGTAATCGTTAAACGAAACAATTTTAATATCAATTCCATACTTATTTTTGGCGACTTCTTTTGCTGTTTCGATGAGTTCTGTTTCAGGCCCTGCAATTGCTCCTACGACTAGAGTATTAGGAGAGGGCTTATTGCATGCAACCAGACTAAATAATAAAACAATATAAGTTAAAATCCGCATCAACAACTCCAATAATTAATTATGTACAAAACGTTTTGCTAAATAATCACCAAACATTTGAGTTAACTGCACCATGACAATTAATACAACTACTGTTGCGAGCATGACTCCTGCATCGAAACGTTGATAGCCGTAATTGATAGCCAAAGTGCCAAGCCCTCCAGCGCCTACTGTTCCGGCCATTGCAGAGTAATTTACCAAGGTAATTGCAGTAACAGTAATTGCATGAACTAAGGCTGGTTTTGCTTCGGGAAGTAAGATATGGAAAATAATTTGTTTTGTATTGGCGCCCATCGCATAACCCGTTTCTATCAGTCCATTGGGTAAACTTTGGTAGACATTATCCACAAGTCTAGCAAAGAAGGGGATGGCGCCTAACGTTAAGGGAACGATCGCTGCATTCATACCAATTGAAGTCCCTACAATGAGGCGGGTAAAAGGAATAATTGCCACTAATAAAATAATAAAGGGTATAGAGCGCGCCATATTAATAAAAACAGATAAGGATTTATGTAGTTTTGGCATGTGCTTTATGTGATTAGATGAATACAATAAGGTACCTAACGGTAGTCCAAGCAATACTGCAAATACAGTACTGGTAACGACCATATAGAGCGTTTCAGCAGTTGCAATTAATAAATCATATGCCATCGGGAAGGACATAACCTAAAACCTCCACAGTTAGTTTTGCTTGCTCACAGCGCTCAATGAATGCTTCGAGTAATAATGGGTGGGCGGTTAATTCAACGATTAGCACGCCACATGTTACCGTATCAAAACGATCGATGTTCGCAAGTAATATATTGATATCCAGATTTAATTCACGACTAGTTTGGCTAATGAATGGGACAGTAGCTTCTTCGCCTTGGAAAAATAAACGTAGTAAAGGTTTATCGGTAACGTAGGTAGCGAGCCGGCTTGTTAAGCATTCTGGAAGTTCTGGACTCAATTGAGCATAGAGCATACTGCGGGCTAAACTGTCTTTTTTATTAAACACATTGGCCAGGGAGGTGGTCTCGGTTAAACGGCCATGTTCAATGACAGCAAGCCGTTTGCAAATGCGTTTTACTACATCCATCTCGTGGGTGATAAGAATTATGGTAATTCCATAGAGGCCATTAATTTTTTTTAATAAAGTTAAAATGGAATCGGTAGTTTCAGGATCTAGGGCTGATGTTGCTTCATCACAAAGCAAAATTTTAGGTGAGCAGCTTAAGGCACGTGCAATTGCTACACGTTGTTTTTGACCACCACTTAGTTGGCTTGGATAAGCAAATTTTTTATCGGACAATTCGACTATAGGAAGTAGCTCTTCAATTTTAATGCGAATGGCTTCTTCATCTATACCCTGAATACGCATGGGCAGGGCAATATTGTCATAGACTGTTTTTGAGCTAAGCAAATTAAATTGTTGGAAGATCATCGCCATCTTATGGCGTGCCCGAGCTAAATCTTTGCGTGAAAGACTGGTTAGGTATTGGCCATCAATGATGACATCACCTTGATCAGGTCGTTCTAATAGATTCATACATCTTAATAAAGTAGATTTTCCAGCACCACTTTTGCCAATGATACCAAAAATCTCACCTTCTTGGATGAATAGGTTAATGTCCTGTAAAACAGGTTTACCAGAAAAGGATTTATTTAATCCTACTAATTCAATCATTGTTATAACCTGAGATTATGTATTTTATGCTTGTGGGATGGCTTGGAGGGAATGGTTTACACTACCCGCTTTAGCCGTATTTTCAAAAAAGAAATCTTTTTTGAGCGTCCGCAAGCTGAATTTCAAATCGACGCCGTGCTTAGAATTATACACAAACTACTTGCTGAAACAAAGGATTATTTTGGCAGTTACAAGACAGAGAATTTTAAAAACCACATAGATTATATATAAATCTATTGCCAGAATAGTTCGCTACATTGTATGATTTTTCCTTTTTTCACAAGGATGTACCATGTATTTGCGTAACACAAAGTACAGTACGGCAGTCGTTGCATTATTATCAACTTTAAGTTGTTCAGTATCATTGGCAGGATCAATGGGGGCTGTTAGCTCAGCTTTTAAAGGTCATTTTCTTGCTCAAATCGGCGGTTATTCTGTCATTCAAGGAAAGGAGCAAACGATTCATATTGCTGAAAATTTAATAGGTAATCGCTATACAGTAACAACTCACAATCAAGGTAATGGCCTGGTTGGGTTGGGGTATTTGTTTGATGGCCCAGTCATTCAGGGCAAATTTCCAATTTCCTATGGAATAGATGCCTTTTTCTTAGGTCAGACCACGGTTCGTGGTGATATTATCCAGGAAGACGAATTTACCAATCTTTCTTATCGCTATAAAGTGCAACACATTCCTCTTTATTTTGTTGCTAAAACAGTGCTTGATACCAAAGTAGAAAAACTGAAATTAGCTTTTGACGCTGGTATTGGTCCAAATTTCATGAGCGCAAGCCATTACAAAGAAATGGCATTGGCTTCTTATGTCATTCCTGACAAAGCTTTTTCCGGCCGTAATAACACTACATTTTCTGCAACGGTAGGGGCAAGCCTTCGTTTTATGAGCGCACCTGATAGTATTCCTTTAGAATGTGGCTATCGCTTTTTCTATTTAGGACAAGGAAAGTTTAGTACTAATAATGACCAAATACTTAATACTGTTAAAACGGGTGATAATTACGCGAATGCGTTTGTTTGTACTGTCACTGTTTAACCGCGTTAAAATAGAGTAGGTCGGGCTCATGGCCCGACATTTCCGCTCCTCACGCTATCCAAGTCTTTTGCAAATCCACAATGATGTATTTATTTGATTTTAGTGATTAGATGAGAAACGTCGGGCCATGAGCCCGACCTACAGAGGTAGCTATGAAGTGCTTAACTGATAAGCTCTTTTCGATTTTTGAATTCTTCTAGTGCTTGGGGATTGGCAAGTGATTGCAAGTTATTTACGGGTTGACCATGAACTACTTGTCGAACAGCGACCTCGACTATTTTCCCACTAATAGTGCGTGGTATGTCAGTCACTTGCACTATTTTACTTGGGACATGACGTGGCGAGGCATTTTGGCGAATAGTTGAACGTATTTTATTCATTAACGCTTCATCCAAATCAATTGTTTCACGTAGCTTAACAAATAGAATGACACGGACGTCATCCTCCCAGTCTTGGCCAATGACAATGCTGTCGAGCACTTCATCAATTTTTTCGACTTGGCGATAAATTTCTGCTGTGCCTATGCGGACTCCGCCTGGGTTTAATATTGCATCAGAGCGGCCGTAAATAATTAGACCGTGATGTGATGTTATTTCTGCAAAATCACCATGAGCCCAAACATCTGGAAAATGATTGAAATAGGCGCGATGATATAATTCGCGATGCTTGTCGTTCCAAAAACCTACAGGCATTGACGGGAAGGGCATAGTACATACTAATTCGCCACGTTCTTCTTGAATTGAGTTTCCTTCCTCATCAAAAACTTCCACAGCCATTCCTAAACCTAGACACTGTAATTCACCGCGATAAACTGGCAGCATAGGATTGCCTAAAGCAAAACATGAAATAATATCGGTGCCACCAGAAATAGAGCTAAGTTGGAGATCACTTTTTATTTGTTCGTATACATAGTCATAATTCTTCGGCAGCAAAGGCGAGCCTGTGGATAGAATGCAACGTAACGTGCTTAAATCAAATTCTTCTTTCGGTTTGCACCCAGCTTTTTCAACGCTAGAAATAAATTTAGCACTAGTACCAAAAACAGTAACTTTTTCTTCTTCCAGTAGTCTGAATAGACGATTACTTTCGGGGTAGGTTGGTGACCCTTCATATAAGGTTAGGGTAGCACCTAATGCTAAAGCAGAAACGGTCCAGTTCCACATCATCCAGCCGCAGGTCGTATAAAAGCATAAATTATCTTTCGCTTGTAAATCTGTATGCAATCCTAATTCTTTAATATGTTGAACTAAGGTTCCACCTGCTCCATGGACGATGCATTTAGGTTTTCCAGTAGTACCGGAAGAAAACATAATATAAACAGGGTGTTCGAAGGGGACAGAGGCAAATTCACATTCTTTAGCAGGCTTTTGAAATTCATCCCAGTGGCTGACCTTAGGTAGGTCCGCTAAATCCATTCGTTCATTAATATTAGGGCAGATGACCGTATGTTTTAGTGAGCTAATTGAGGTGCTAAGTTGCTTAATTTTTTCTGCACCACTAAATTTTTTACCGTTATATTGATGACCATCACAAATGAATAGGACTTTAGGATCAACTTGCCCTAATCGATCCATTGCTGCTTGCGTGCCAAAATCCGGCGAACATGAAGACCATATCGCGCCCAGTGACGTTGCTGCTAACATAGCGATAATGGTGTAATGTGTATTCGGCATTAAGGCGACAACCCGATCCCCGGTAATAACTCCGGCAGCTTGTAAGCCTGCAGCACATTGTGCTACTGCGGCATATAATTCCGCATAGCTCATTACATGCCGGTCATTATTCTCATTTCTGCTGATTAATGCAATGTGGTCATCTCGTCGGGATAAGAGTTTTTGCGCAAAATTTAATTTAGCTCCAGAAAACCAACGAGCCTCCATCATTTCGCTGTAATAATTTAAGATTTGATGGGCTGGGGTATCAAACTTTAAGTGAAAGAAATCACATAATGTAGACCAAAATGAGTCAGGATGTTTGATGGACCAGGTATGTAAATCCTGGTAGCTTTCAAATACTTGGCAATGCTTTTCTGCGGCAAAATCCATAAATTGCCACATTCTAGTAGCTTTAGGGTTTTGAGGTTTCCATACGAGCTCACTCATGCTTAATTCTCTATTATTAGAGACTGCTTACATTCCGCTAGCTTGAACCAAAACGACATGATTTTCGAGCATCGAAGTGCAGTATACATAGTATATGAGCAGTGAAGCACAGAAAATCATGTCGTTTTGGCCAAGATAGTAGAAATTCAAACAGCCCCATTTAGTTACAGGGATTTGCCAATAAGGCATTGGCAACTTTTGATTGGTTTTTTCGGCCGAGGATCTTACAAATGAGATCGCCTACAGCAACGATTTTAAATACGTCAACGCCGGTTTCTATTCCCAAGCCATGCATTAAATATAAAACGTCTTCCGTTGCCACATTACCCGTAGCGCCCAAGGCATAAGGGCAACCACCTAGACCGGCAACAGAACTATCAAAACGATGTACTCCATGTTGTAATGAGGCATAAATATTAGCTATCGCTTGCCCATAAGTGTCATGAAAATGCATTGCTAATTGATTTAAAGGTAAGATTTTAAGTATTTGATCTAAAAGTAATTGAGTTTGTTTAGGAGTACCTACGCCAATCGTATCACCTAAAGAGACTTCATCTACACTTAAATCCCAGAGTTTTTTGGCTACATCAACTACCTGGGCCGGGGAGATACTTCCCTCATAAGGACAACCTAAAACACATGAAATATAAGCTCGCACTTTGATGTTTTGTTCTTTAGCTAATGTAATAACAGGTTTAAAACGCTCGATGCTTTCATTAATAGAACAATTAATGTTGCGCTCATTAAACGCTTCACTGGCGGCGGTAAATACAGCGATTTCTTTGACGCCGGCCTCTAAAGCTTTTTGCATTCCCCGTTCGTTGGGTACCAAAGCTGAATAATGTATCGAAGGTGCTTTATTGATCGCACGGAAGACCTCTTCATTATCTGCTAGCTGAGGAATTGCTTTTG
Above is a genomic segment from Legionella lytica containing:
- a CDS encoding YdgA family protein, with the protein product MAGFLNRVANALRDKLTPSSPLIGGPDQNPVKPEERSLLNKIIGDRVGYPRFSPQSLQQISDEYLGYLPSIGLGTNAKLATDAVDKFVANRVNDVLSLKEAKTPDGALIHEKLSDTDPDKKDAIKAVKNEINQILDGKALEQGAQKEYKESMGAFQKLLAGDKKFHVQELNGLLEEITNNTRTTLEDRQKDEINQLEALFEDETFQANLTAALDLPEDEAENTEALAAVKESMRKDLENAHTKQLDDFNKEVDNAKVELHKAAEQQLKAFLFMADLSKNDPKMQAMIEQLAEKNRSGATNVSVHISEDRADISCVNLDQLTFIQRLGGGKITPKKDDEGNLVYSLDMGMKFTNPRYYFNDHHKKDMETMAQAIRASGSETITMSLTFKNEKVAEERARQAFEASLKSGFPPEKINIKVNGQLYTYKPEEKDGKPVNKAISSLYYDETSKNKTDKVRYDKVIEHAADTRAALDKIIKEGVEKKLNNSPPGDLTSIKGELQEIKRKAAEVNVGVTPISDHDDTRTLSH
- a CDS encoding MetQ/NlpA family ABC transporter substrate-binding protein encodes the protein MRILTYIVLLFSLVACNKPSPNTLVVGAIAGPETELIETAKEVAKNKYGIDIKIVSFNDYNLPNEALQDGSLDVNVYQHLPYLQAAVKAHHYNLEAIGRTFVYPVGIYSKKFKSLNDLPEKAVIAVPNDPSNELRALQLLEKAHLITLKNNESSGLKDIATNPHNFQFKEMDAAQLPRVLPDVDAAIINTTFALPAGLTPSHDALFSEDKDSPYANIIVIRSDSPKKAQLELFVKALNSDEVKEKAKTLFGDAAIPAW
- a CDS encoding methionine ABC transporter permease — its product is MSFPMAYDLLIATAETLYMVVTSTVFAVLLGLPLGTLLYSSNHIKHMPKLHKSLSVFINMARSIPFIILLVAIIPFTRLIVGTSIGMNAAIVPLTLGAIPFFARLVDNVYQSLPNGLIETGYAMGANTKQIIFHILLPEAKPALVHAITVTAITLVNYSAMAGTVGAGGLGTLAINYGYQRFDAGVMLATVVVLIVMVQLTQMFGDYLAKRFVHN
- a CDS encoding methionine ABC transporter ATP-binding protein produces the protein MIELVGLNKSFSGKPVLQDINLFIQEGEIFGIIGKSGAGKSTLLRCMNLLERPDQGDVIIDGQYLTSLSRKDLARARHKMAMIFQQFNLLSSKTVYDNIALPMRIQGIDEEAIRIKIEELLPIVELSDKKFAYPSQLSGGQKQRVAIARALSCSPKILLCDEATSALDPETTDSILTLLKKINGLYGITIILITHEMDVVKRICKRLAVIEHGRLTETTSLANVFNKKDSLARSMLYAQLSPELPECLTSRLATYVTDKPLLRLFFQGEEATVPFISQTSRELNLDINILLANIDRFDTVTCGVLIVELTAHPLLLEAFIERCEQAKLTVEVLGYVLPDGI
- a CDS encoding acetoacetate--CoA ligase: MSELVWKPQNPKATRMWQFMDFAAEKHCQVFESYQDLHTWSIKHPDSFWSTLCDFFHLKFDTPAHQILNYYSEMMEARWFSGAKLNFAQKLLSRRDDHIALISRNENNDRHVMSYAELYAAVAQCAAGLQAAGVITGDRVVALMPNTHYTIIAMLAATSLGAIWSSCSPDFGTQAAMDRLGQVDPKVLFICDGHQYNGKKFSGAEKIKQLSTSISSLKHTVICPNINERMDLADLPKVSHWDEFQKPAKECEFASVPFEHPVYIMFSSGTTGKPKCIVHGAGGTLVQHIKELGLHTDLQAKDNLCFYTTCGWMMWNWTVSALALGATLTLYEGSPTYPESNRLFRLLEEEKVTVFGTSAKFISSVEKAGCKPKEEFDLSTLRCILSTGSPLLPKNYDYVYEQIKSDLQLSSISGGTDIISCFALGNPMLPVYRGELQCLGLGMAVEVFDEEGNSIQEERGELVCTMPFPSMPVGFWNDKHRELYHRAYFNHFPDVWAHGDFAEITSHHGLIIYGRSDAILNPGGVRIGTAEIYRQVEKIDEVLDSIVIGQDWEDDVRVILFVKLRETIDLDEALMNKIRSTIRQNASPRHVPSKIVQVTDIPRTISGKIVEVAVRQVVHGQPVNNLQSLANPQALEEFKNRKELIS
- a CDS encoding hydroxymethylglutaryl-CoA lyase, with product MDYPQRVTIIEVGPRDGLQNESAFVSSKHKIELINALSQTGLEYIEVTSFVSAKAIPQLADNEEVFRAINKAPSIHYSALVPNERGMQKALEAGVKEIAVFTAASEAFNERNINCSINESIERFKPVITLAKEQNIKVRAYISCVLGCPYEGSISPAQVVDVAKKLWDLSVDEVSLGDTIGVGTPKQTQLLLDQILKILPLNQLAMHFHDTYGQAIANIYASLQHGVHRFDSSVAGLGGCPYALGATGNVATEDVLYLMHGLGIETGVDVFKIVAVGDLICKILGRKNQSKVANALLANPCN